The Panicum hallii strain FIL2 chromosome 5, PHallii_v3.1, whole genome shotgun sequence genome contains the following window.
AGCGAGGCAAAGCTGGATGGCTCACTGGTATATATAGCCCCTGCGTTCTTTAGCCCAAAGGATatggttttgtaggcgtatGCTCCAAATGGGGTGATGAACAAtttcttgatctggtcttcttccttgagggcaatctgatgttagcccgagtagcagtcaaggaaggAAAGCAGAACGCAGCCAGCCAttgagtcgatgacttggtcgatgcgtgggagcgcaaAAGGATCTTCCGGGCAGTGTCTGTTGAGATCAATATAATCcacacacacatcctccattcattattattcttttccaAAATAGGTACAGGATTAGCTAGCCACTCTGGGCggtagacttctttaatgaaaccagccgcgagtagttttgctaactccttTTTGATAGCCTCCCTCTTGTTCGGGGAGAACCGGCGCAGTAGCTGCTTCTTGGGGGTGGCTTTTGGatcaacttttaggcaatgctcgatcaactccttgggcaccactggaatatccgctggtttccacgcaaatATGTCTCGATTAGCCATAAGGAAGTTGATGAGcatgagttcctatttgtcatccAGCACAGCACTGATGAATGTTGTCTTAGACGAGTCGCCCTCCTGCGGTTGGATAGTCTTCACGCCGACGTCGTTCGTGTTAGGCTTCATCGTTGACTGGCCCAGCCTCTTCTATAGAGGTACAGCTGGAATCACCATCTCCGACTAGGAGAGCTGTTGTGCGGCCACGAACACTTCAGATGAAGGTTCTGGCACGCGTATAGTCAAAGCGTACTTGATTGCCTCTTGGTCGCAGtcgtaggacttcttcaagttgccgcGGAAGGTGAGGACCCAtttcttgcctggcatcttgaggagAAGGTAGACATAATGGGGTacagccatgaatttggccaaagCAGGTCTGCCGAGGATGGCATAGTACGAGGATTCAAAGtttgccacctcgaacttgatgtactccgtACGGTAGTTTTCTTTTGTCCCAAAGGTAACTGGTAGTGTTATTGAACCAATCGGTGTAGCCGCGTTTCATGGAATGATGCTGTAGAATGGAGCCTTGcttggggtgagcatcttggagatggtctagccccatcttcttcaaagtactcgctaaaagcaggttgaggccgctcccgccgtcgatgagtactcaggTGAGTTATGAGCTGGCCACTACAGGATCTAGAACAAGCGGGACCTTTCCTGGTTCGGAGAAGTTGTTCCGCTGATCCTCTGGAGAGAAAGAAAttgggacctcgctgtatctcaagAGCCGCTGTATGGTGGGCTCGACAGATAAGATCCCGCGCAGACTAAACTTCTACGCGTGCTTGGTTGGGAAGCCGCCGTCACCGCCGAAGATCATGTTGACAACGTTCTTGGGATCTTCATATCCCTGGGCCCTTGACTTGTCTCCCTCCTCATCATCCTTGTCCTTCCCCTTTTTGTCCTGATCAGGGAGAGGTGCGTTGAGAGACTTGTAGAGGCTGATGCACTGGAAGAGTGTGTGCTTGgacttcgggtgcatcgggcattgCTTGTGCAAGATCTTCTCAAACTGATCCTACtggttccccgacttcttgccacatGAGTTGCGCTATACAGCCAcgacttcatggtctggcttgcgctttcgagaGGGTTCCGAGTAGTTCTGCTAGCTTTTGTCGGAGCGGTTTCCTCGTCCTCCTAGTTGGCCCATCACTTCATCATGTCGCGGAGCTCCATGACAGTCTTGGGGTGGTTGCGGCCGAAGTCACAGTAGATGTTCTTCGAACTGAGGCCGTTTTGGAAGCAGTGGATGACATCCTCATCAGTGATGTTGCCAATGGTGGCACACATCTCGAGAAGCACCTGGTGTAGGACCTTAGGGTCTCATTCTCCTCCTGCTTGACCTATGACAAGTCATAGCGAGTACCTGCCCACTGCATGGAGCtctggaagttgttgatgaaagTTTTCTTCAagtcctcccaggagtcgatggagtctggCTTGAGTCTTTCGAGCCAGGTGAGCAGTGCAGATTCCAGCGCCATCGGGAAGTAAATACCCTTGGTCATGTTGGAGCCGTCCGACACTTCAACGGTGGTGGAGTAGCAGCGAATCCACTACCGTGGGTCTTGTTTGCCATTATAATTGGTAATGCTGACTAGCTTGAACTCCCTTGGGCAGTCGCGGGAGGAGATGTTGCGAGTGAAAGCTAGGAAGCGATCACTATCGTCGACGTCACGTGGATCACCGCCGCGCTCGTGGCATCTCGAGTCAATGATATCTCGAGCATCACAGCCTACATTGATCTTCTATCTTAGGTTGACTGTAGGCAAGTCGCGGAAGTCTCCATGGTGGTCGTGGCCTCCCGCAGAGTGACCGCCGACTTGGGGCCTTGCAACCTGGTGGTTGCCTGACCACCGTGGAGGCTGTTGGACTTCTTGATCAGCATGGCCGTGTGCGGATTGCAGGGCGTGCTAGTGTCCATGGCTACCCCAATTATCTTGGTTGCGATGGCTATTGTCGTTTCCTCGAGGGTTGTCATCTCCGAGCTTGAGTACATTATCGAAGTCCTCTTCCAATATGGAGAGGAACTCGGATTGAGTGAGCTCCAGGTAGACATAAGCCGCATTGTGTAGCTTGAATAGGAGTCAAGTACACTCTTCCTTAGATCGGATTGAATCCAACTCGAGAAGTCCTAGTGAAGCACGAGTCGAAGTTGCGTCAACagcggactcctcctcgatcttcctGGCTAGGTTAGGGAGCAGCGTCTCCTCGAGtttgtcgatgaactcatcgagATCATTGCATTGAACTGTTGTAGATGGCTTCGGCTTCACGTTGTCGACGAGGTGCCCACGAAAGCTGCCCGTGCTGTCaacgacgcagacccacgatctgaagatgaaagttgtgccttCGTCGAGCacggcgctggtgaagttgaaagatgccattgagttcaccggtggatgctcgatgaacaccctaCCTGGTgtgctagctgtcggtgtttaagcTCAAagcccaccgagagataccctgagatggtagattgtaggtggggtatcgccgagatcagcaactcgaaggtgcaaggaacatgaaattttagataggttcggacgcagtatgcataataccctacgtcctatgtggtggtttgtattgccttaaatGATAtaatgtttggagggggtccctgcccgcctttATATATTCTGGGGGACACAGTTTTATGGAAGCcctagcccgatactagcttaggagtcctactactcaggtagtttccttctgttccgactagtcttAGAATTGGTATAGGGTGTGGGTCATTATCCCATCCcatatcctagaatatgtagccatgtgcgcagtctcgTGGCCCTGATCTAGCATAAGTTTGAGGACCTACGTCATGGAATTTTTGTCTTTTAGAAAGCTATTATGCATATGGattataaataaataaatagccCGCTATAGCTTCGCTATAGCCCGCTATTACCTTTTTAGGAGATCTACCGCTACCTATGCAACATTTGTCAGCTACGTCCGCTAAAGGGGTTTTACAAGATTTAGCAGTGCTAAATATCAGCTAAAGTGGCTTTTGTGAGATTTAGCAGCGCTAAATGTCAAGTAGCTAGTAGATTTTAGCATTATTTTCCTAAACGGTATTAAACGGCCGTCTAAACGGGTTTAAACACTAAACGACGGCCAACTGCACAGTTTAGGGGCTAATCGGATCCCTAAATGGTTGACCGGTCTAAACGGTCAACGGAACGTCTAAACGGCCAATTCGGTATAAACGGGATGGGTTTGAAACGTTTTTTGGCGCCGTTTGGTCCGTTTAGAGGCCCGTTCACGTAATGGGCTGCATTTGCTCGGGATAAATAAAAATTGGGCTTTTTTCGCGGGCTTCCTGAGTAGTACTAGGGTTAGTggctcctcccctctctcccaTACGTGCCTCCCAGGCAGCAGAGGTAGCAGCCGCCCCCCAGCAGGCCAGCACTAGCAGCGCTGCAGCAGAGACGGCGAGATCCATTGGATAGCCGCCGCCTGTGCCGCTGTGCGAGCTCCTCTGGTCCTCCGGCGCTCATccgctcctctcctctccctcctctgcggTCTCTCACTCTCTCAAGCCAGGCGCTACGAGCTCCTCTGGTGCTCCCTGCTCCGGCTGCTCCTGTCCAAGATCCTCAGCGGCGCTACGACGGCGCGGGCTCCTGCTACGGCGACGGCGGCCAGGAAGAAGAGGCCGCAGCTGGCCACCATCGAGTGGCGCCGCGTCGACGACGAGAAGCAGGGGGTGCCGGGTCGCTCCACTAACGCTACTGTTGGACTGTTGGTGCTCCCCAGCGCGCCGTCGAAGGCCACCACACGGAGGTCGACGAGGAGCAAGAGGAACcgaggaagatgatgaggaggacgaggacgagTCATCGAAGAAGCAGCTGAGCCCGGTCTCCGTGCTGGAGCAGCGCCTGTTCGAgcactcgccgccgccgcacgcgcaGACGAGCTCCTCTCCTCTGCAGCCTGCAGGTCGTCTCCTCTGCGGCTCTGCCTCCTCTCCAATCCAGCAAGGTAACTATGCTCTTCCCTCTGCTCCCTCCATTCTTCTTAATTGATTTCTTATGCCATGCTCTGTTCTGCCCCGTAGCTGTGTTATTTAGTCTTAGTTCAATTTGGTTGCAGATGACATCTAACTATTAGGGTTCAAATGTGACTAGGGTCACCAAATTGAGTATGTGGTGGTTTCCATTACTTTTTAACAGGAATCATACACTTTTTCCTTGTTTATGAGAACATGTAAACCATGCCTTGTCAGTCTTttagttttctttttcttttctgggtACAGGTAAACCAtggtatataaattttttacATTCTCTGTTTCTTGCTGAGAATATGTTAAACTCCTACCATGCCATACTTATTTATCTAGCTCACTAGCTCCACTGACCATGCTATGTTAGTATGTTGATGAGTTGATATGATATGTTTTGTTCCAAAAAACATGCAGTATGTCCTCCGCTGCCTCCAATCCATCGCCAAAAGCAGTGAACAAGCTACAACTTAAGAGAAATCCGGATGATATAGGGTGGCAGTATGGAGTTCTTGTTAATCAAGATGATCTGAATGTGATCCAATGCAAGTTATGTCCGATGGTTGTGAGGGCTGGAATTTATAGGTTGAAGTTACATATTGCTGGCATAAAAGGGCAAGTCCGGTCATGTCCCAATGCGAATCCAGAGGACAGGGAGAACTGCAAGAAAGCTATTGAAGATTCCAAGAATGTTAAAAGGTCTAGGATATTGGAACAACAAGAGGTTAGAGATGCTGTGACCGATGATATGATGGACATAGAAGATGGCAGCACGGGCCTTGACGACATTGGCACCTCTCAACCACGAGCAGTTGGTCCTATGGACAAGTTCACCATGCCTATGGACTCTAGTTCTTTGGGTTCCTCAAGAAACCTCCACAAGCAAAAGATTTCTGAACATATAAAGAAAGAAAGGTTGCACAAGTTGAAGAGATATATTGCAAGGTGGATGTATGTGCAAGGTAAATGGATCAATATTAGTTTTTGGATCTTTTAGGAACATTAATTTCATTGAATACTAACCTTTTACTTTAATTTCAGGAATTCCTTTCAATGCGATAAATTGTGATGAGTTTGACCAAGTGTTGGAAGCTGCTGGCCGCTTTGGGCCAGGTGCAAAGAAGCCTTACCAACATGAGCTGCGGGAGAAACTACTGCATGAGGAAGTTGAGGATACAAAGAAGATGGTTATTGATCATGCACAAGAATGGGCCAGTACAAGGTGCTCTATTATGACTGATGCATGGACAGATCAAAAGAGGAGAAGCATAATGAACATGTGTGTTAATTCTTGTGTTGGAACATCTTTTATTGAGTCAAAGGAAGTCTCAGCTGAGGCACACACAGGACAAATGATTTTTGAGCTTGTTGATGGATTTATTGAGAAAGTTGGGGAGGAAAGGATTGTCCAAGTGGTCACAGACAATGCATCAAATAACATGGCAGCAAAGGATCTGCTTTATGTCAAGAGACCTCATTTGTTTTGGAGTTCATGTGCAACCCATAGTATTAACCTGATGCTTGAAGCAATTGGGAGGATGAAAAAGTTCAAGACCATACTTGATTCGGCAAAAGATCTAACCATCTTTATTTATGCTCACCACAAGGCTTTGTCCCTGATGAGGAAATACACAAAGAAGAGAGACATTATTAGGCCAGGTGTGACCAGATTTGCATCTGCCTCTCTCACTTTGCAAAGCTTGTATGACAAGAAAGAACAACTAAGGATGATGTCCCAAAGCGAGGAATGGGAGAAAATTAGTCATGTCAAGAAAAGCACTAAAGGTGTACAAGCCACAGCCACATTGGTGAAGCCTATGTTCTGGAATGGTGTTAATCTTTGCTTGAGGGTTTTTGAACCATTAGTTCAAGTTCTTCGCATGGTTGATGGGGATATTAAACCATCAATGGCTTGGGTGTATGGTGATATTCTTAAGGCCAAGGAGGAAATAAGGATCGGCCTAGGGAATGTAGACAAGACTGGGGCTGCTTTGTACAAGAGTATCATACAAATTGCGGAGGAGAAAATGAAGAAACGGTTGGACTGTCCGGTTCATATGGCTGCATATTGTTTAAATCGTTATTATAGCTATAGCAAGCCATCCATCTTTGACTGTGAGGATGTCATGGATGGGTTTATTGCAGCTATTGAAACATTCTATCATGGTGACTACAACAAACAGAGTCAAGTGCTCAATGATGACTTTCACAAGTTTAAAGGAAAGCTGgacattttgcaaaaaaaagTAGCACAAGCTGGCCGCAAGGATTATGATTTCAGTCCAGATATTTAAGTTGATTGCATCAAATTGTATCGTTGGCTGTTCTACTAAGTCTAACCATTTATTCTTGTGCAGCTAAGTGGTGGGCAACTTATGGAACACAAGTTCCAACATTACAGAAATTTGCTATTAGAATTCTCTCTTTGACATCAAGTGCTTCAGGTTGTGAAAGAAATTGGAGCTGCTTTGAAGGGGTAAGTCTGCAAAATTTACTAAGTTAGTTACTCTATTCAGCATGTCTCATTTTTGTTCAGTCACTCTAATTGCATCTGAATTATTTGATATATTGTAGATCAATACAAAGAAAAGGAATAGGCTCACATGTGAGAGAGTTGAATCACTTGTCTATGTTAGATTCAATCATCTACATGCAAAGAGGAAAAATAAAGCCAAAAAGAATAAAAATGCAGACCCGCTTGTACCAACCGAAGAAACCTTTGCTCAATGATGGATGGTCCAAGGTGCAGATGAAGAAGGGTCCGATGTTGAGCCTGTGACAGGCCTCACATGGAAACTAATTGCTGAGACCTGTGGTGCTGATGAGGTCACAAAACTACGTAGGAGTGCAAGATTGGCTACTGCAAGAGAGGTTGAAGAAGAACCCGAGTCTGATAGTGAAGAAGAAGCGATAAATgaggaagatattgactttgaGTCTGATCATGATGATGTGGTGGTCACAACTGCTCTTGAGCAAGAGGGGGAGGAAGACAATGATAGTTGATGGGCTAAGCATTAGACTTTGGTCGTCATAATCATATTAGCACTATCTTTGTCGTTTATCCACTTTATGAACTATTGTTGCTTTCTTTGTAAGAACCATGCTTTGTTTGTGACTTTGTGGTGCTTGGTTTGTAAGAACTATCTATGTTTGTGCTTTGTGGATGATGTTTGATGTGTCTATTATATCTCTCATTGATGTGAGCGCATTTAACAACATTTGTCTTGCTGCAATGTACAATTAATCAATTATGCATACCACATACTAACAAGTGTACCTTTATTTTCAGGTACATATCCCAAGATGGGAGGACATCAAAATCTTCATATTTACTTCACAAAAGGTTAGTGAAAATCTATAcaatttctctattttttttgcTACAGTACCAAACCGTTTAGGCCGTTTAATTCCGTTTAAACATGTCTAAACACGTTTAAACCCTAAACAGTACCTCGCCGTTCGTCTACGTTTTTCGTCTAGGAAAAGACTGGATTTTAGTGGTATCATTCGCTCGAAGATACGGTCAAAAGAATCGATACAACTAAATGAACATAGTGTGGATTCTAGACAATGTAGTATGGGCACCGTTGGGCAGTTAAGAGATATGTTAGAGTTTATGTTTTGGTGTTAGACCAATAATGCTTATAGTTTTATATGTGATTATTGATTATTTTATCACTCCGTTAAATGATTTAGCTTTTGTTATAGCCTGCTATAGCTTTCTATAGCTTTTTTTTAGAAGGCTGCCGCTAAACTTTATGGCCTGCTATTTACAACATTGGCATCCACCCAAATTACATGTACCAATTTTCAGGTGAAGCAAAACATCACTGATATTGCTGTCAAAAGAACCATGGAGACCATAATAGGGAATTGAGCAAATTAGGCTGCAACAATAGTACAGGGAAAAAATAGTTTGGCCACAGAATATAAAGCAGGTGGTCTCAGTCTGCAGGCCTTCCATCCCAGGTTCTCTGAAGACCAGAGCCTCTCCATTATCCGCTTACGAGCTTTTTAGCTCCTCTACCAAATTGCTGGCTTCAATTATGCTGTTGGGTCTCATCTGTGGACTGTCATCAAGGTTGGACCAACTGGCTGGCTTGTAACCCAGCCCGTAAAATGGAGCAGATGGCCCTCTCCCAGTCATTCATCTCTTGGGCTGGAGTCGGGAATTCATCTCTTGGGATGGACTGCATGGTCTGCAACGCCAATGGACCTGGCCTGCTAAGAGCTAAAGTCTCGAAGCCAACAGAGCCTAGCGATAAAATCCTACTAGTACAAAGCAGGCAGCCGCCGCgggtgcgattattcatcgcttCAGGTGATCACTTGAAGCGAATGCAATTTATTTGCTACGGTGTGCAGTTGTTGTTTTAGGCCGCACATTAGGCCCGTTAGCGCGCATGATGCATAATTAGTTTCACCAGCCCCACAAACTTCACGGGAAAATAAGCATCACGAGTAGTACTCCCACGAGAGGAAAACCAATGGACCTGTTTGGGACAGCTTCTGGGGCCAGCTTCTGAGCAATTTTAAGCCGCGGGCTGGCCAAACGCTCCGCTTCTAGGCCAGCTTCCCCCACCAGCGCTTGCGGACAGGCCTGAGGAAACGCGCTGGAACGAGCAGTGGGAGCGGACCAGCTTCCGCAGCTTTTGCCATCGTATAGGGCTGCCTCCCTCTCCACCCGTCTCTCTTCCCCAATCCAGTTCCTCCCGTGCCCGTGACCGAAGATGGCGACGAGCTAGGCGGCCTgaccccccgcgccggcccgcgccgccccccgccggcgccccccgcgccggcccgcgccgccccccgccggcgccccccgcgccggcctgcGCCGGGCCTGCGCCGCCCCCTGCGACGATCTTCGACGCTGCAGCCTCCTATGCTCCTCCCTCAACCGATCTGTGGTATTGGCCTGTTGAATGCATACACTATGGTTGTGTTCTGCATCCAGAAAATGATAACCGATCTGCGTGGAACCGATCTGCATGGAACGACAGTTGTTTGCCTGTGTTGTGCACCCACACCTACCAACATCACATAACACTTTTGGTCATTACACCTCTTTGAGTAATTCATGACAATTGTTTGCCTGTGGTATGAATGCTCACTTCGGATTATGTTGTTTGCATGTTGTTTATAAGGAAGCAGATACCAAAAGTTGGTCTTGATTTTGTCAGTGTAAGTTTATAATATATATTGATGCTTTTGCAGTTGGATATATTTCTAGTTATGGATTAAAACTTCACACATTACCTTTAAAAAAATCCATTAAGTAGTACCAAAAATTCAAGTTACTGCTTTATTAGTTGTTTCACTGTGTTGCAGCGTATATTATGTTTGATCATGTTGCTTTCAAGAATGTTAAAAGTGGCACTATAGAATATAGAGTGGACCTGCCAAGTGCTGTGAGCAAATGCTGCTGCATTTATATACTCCCTGAGATCTAAAAGATAAGTCTCTTAGGACATTGACAGTCTATAAGGTGACACTTTGACTAgtaatttctataaaaatgAACTCTCACTAAAAAAGGATTACACATTATGAAAGTATTTTCATGGTGAGTCTAACATCA
Protein-coding sequences here:
- the LOC112895392 gene encoding uncharacterized protein LOC112895392, with the translated sequence MSSAASNPSPKAVNKLQLKRNPDDIGWQYGVLVNQDDLNVIQCKLCPMVVRAGIYRLKLHIAGIKGQVRSCPNANPEDRENCKKAIEDSKNVKRSRILEQQEVRDAVTDDMMDIEDGSTGLDDIGTSQPRAVGPMDKFTMPMDSSSLGSSRNLHKQKISEHIKKERLHKLKRYIARWMYVQGIPFNAINCDEFDQVLEAAGRFGPGAKKPYQHELREKLLHEEVEDTKKMVIDHAQEWASTRCSIMTDAWTDQKRRSIMNMCVNSCVGTSFIESKEVSAEAHTGQMIFELVDGFIEKVGEERIVQVVTDNASNNMAAKDLLYVKRPHLFWSSCATHSINLMLEAIGRMKKFKTILDSAKDLTIFIYAHHKALSLMRKYTKKRDIIRPGVTRFASASLTLQSLYDKKEQLRMMSQSEEWEKISHVKKSTKGVQATATLVKPMFWNGVNLCLRVFEPLVQVLRMVDGDIKPSMAWVYGDILKAKEEIRIGLGNVDKTGAALYKSIIQIAEEKMKKRLDCPVHMAAYCLNRYYSYSKPSIFDCEDVMDGFIAAIETFYHGDYNKQSQVLNDDFHKFKGKLDILQKKVAQAGRKDYDFSPDI